The genomic segment attaaaacttacATCAACAATTTGAAGGCAAACCATATACTTAAAACAACAGCAATCGATGCCCCACCGTTATACTTAACAGCGCCGTTATCCTCATCTGCCGTTGAATCATCACTAGGACCATCCGCCGGTGAATCTGCTGGAGATTCCGCCGGAGATTCAGGTGCCGGCGGCGACTTGTGTTTATTCTTAGAGTGTTCCGGTGCCGGCGCTGGTGCCGGAGTAGGAGCAGGTTTGAACAATTCCTTAGGTAATAATACCTTATCAAGCGAGAAAATTGCTAGTGGTTGTTCATCAACCAAAGTCCCTGTGATTTTCGCCGTAACAACCTTTGTTTTTAGAGTAACATCTTCACCGTCATTTTGAACTACGAAAGCGTACTTCTTAGCTCCATCGGTAGCTAACGTGTTCATACCTGTtaggaaaaaataattcaaagccGTAAGAGATTAAAATTGATtagtatttgatattttaattcatttttagttaggatttatagtcaaatttatataagaattgattttctattttgaGTTAAAATAAATTTCGTAATATTATACTTtatttgtcccaatttatgtgacacggTTGGAGTTTCgagatttaaattttaaaattttgatctaGAATTCAGACATAGAAGCTTTAcgtgttttgaaataaaaattatatatttgaaaattacgtTAAAAAAATGCTATAAATCTCACTAATTAACAGCTTAAAATATTTCAGatgcatataaaaaaaattcggtcaaaaaaataattggctGAATCATAAAATCTGAAagatgtcatataaattgaaatgttGGGAGTACGGGTGCTAGTGGGGAGAATTGCGGAAATTAGAGAGCATTCAGATTCATGAAATTTATAAATAAGATATTTTCCTTCAAGTACCTCCGTTATTAGATTTCAAGCTCGAAATCGATTGATAAATAGGAACTCCATGATACTCAAGCAACGACTGTTTCCCTTCCTTGGTTAAATTCTTAAACTTAGGTAAAAAACTCTTCATTGCATCATCACCAGGACAAAATATTGTTAATCCACCATCAACATTGTCCTCAAATGTCTTTTCAGCTGGATTAGCCAAAAGAGTTTCAGCAAAAACTTTGCAGCCATGAACTGACATTAGAGAAGTAAGATTCATCTCGCTTGGTCCTGGAGTCGGAGCTTCAGCTTCGTTTGAGGGCAAAATCGTACTTATCTGAATAACGGATATGTTGTAAGGAATCTCGTCAATGGATTTGACGAATTTGGCGGGAGGAACACCATCGTAATCAGCTGGGCTGAACGCGACTTTACCTGTTATGATAAAACAATGtatgaaatcaataacaacaaaaaaagcaacacataaaaagaaaactcaCGGCCGTACCAACTCTTACTAtcttcgtctcaatttatgcgacacttttcgctttttaAGCGTCAAACGAGTTGTTTTTTTAcagtaatttttttatatgacTTTTAGATATTTTAAATTACTCCTATTAAGTATGGTGACTTATAATTCTTTTGTCTcgatttatgtgatataatttaacTATGtacataatttaagaaaaaaataagaattttaaaacttgtgttctaaaataagttatactatatatttgtgtggcgGTAAGTAATAAtgaaaagttttaagttaaattatttatgattatagaaatgtatcatttattttagaaaaatcgaAAAGGAATGTGTATCACATCGGACTGAGAGAGTAGTAgtagtttaaattttatttcaaaaataaagattctattttaaaaaacacatcaaattaagaaattttaattttgaaaaattaaaatgcaaCATGAATTAGGAGAGAGAGTGTATTATTTCTCAATAAAGATGATTATAACATTACCTCCTTTTAGGTTAGTAATGTTGACGAAACCAGAAGAACCGGAAGCCGAGCCGGTAGCTTGGAACATAGTGGCAGCAAGTGCGGTGCCATTAGTGATCTGGTGAAGCTTTTTAGCACCGAAATAATCAAGAAGCACGTGAAAAGAAAGAACATTTTTCATCGACGCAATAGATAGATGCTTAGAGAGTAGATCTGACATTCCAGCATTATCAACAGCACATATAGTTATTGTTTGCCGTCGATTAATTTCGTTGGCAAGGTGTGTAGTTGTTAAGTAATGGTTAAAAGTGGAAAATTGTGGGTGTTTAGCTAGAATGCGAGTAATGTTGTGAGATTCAGTGACACAAAGAAgtagagaaagagaaagaaccACCGTGACAACGGTGGCTGACGACGGAAGCTGCATATTATTGTTTGGAGTGAAGTGGGAGTTTAGTGAAAGAGTGAAAAAGGGAGTTGTTATTGGGGTTAGTGTGAGATCTCAAGTGACTGCAAATTTATTGACCAAGTTATACGTACGTACCTTAAATTTACAGAAAGGGTACCAACTCGATGTTTATGATATGTGGTTTTTTCTACTATATAACGTGCTTTCATGACATATAATGATGTTTACATATACACTAATTTAACGTGCACTCACATAGACTGATGTTACACATATATAACGTCCTTTTACGTAGACCCACGATATTATTGCGGAACGATAAATACTCATTTattcttaattaaaagtattgagTTTGAGTATTGAGTTTTGAGAATATAATCATACTTATCACCCTGAGTGAGATTttttgttgcaacagattaatTGAACTCTAAAAGAGTACGGAAATCAGatgaaaaaacaaagaaaactaaTGTATGTTATCAACTTAATTTATGACCTAATTATAGTAAATTAAAGTAATTTGGTGTAAACAAGGTCATTCAATGAAAAAAAATGTTCAACTGATCACCTTTGATAGCTATAGCTTGGCCCTGCTCCCAAGTTCTTTTATAAGGTTATATTtcaacaaaaaggaaaacaaaaataacataGTAATAATTAGCTTGAGAAAATAAGTTCTGTAACATACTTTGCTCGTTAAAATATCACAATTTAAACGTGATATCATGATTTCGAATCAAGTGATTTGTGTGATGCAGTGGGTCTTCAACTTCTTCCCTGGATAAAACTTGACAAAATTGTACAGTATTTATTTGGTCGGCTATAAGAACTTTCTAAATTTGCTGATTTAAGAACTCATCAATgttgctttttttcttttccaatgtTACCTTTATTATTGTAATGAGTGGTTTTCTTTATCAATCTATTGGAGTTAAATACTTCATCCTCCACATTAAGTGAATGTATCCCCAAAAAACTGAAATAAAAAAGCATTACCATATTATGCGGGTTCAGTTACCCTCTTTTCTTCACAAACAGACAAATATAGTATAATACTTCTTATATTTCTTTGATTTACATATTTTAAAAGCTGCTGATTATGGTCCTTGATTGACGTAAAAATGTTAGAAAAAGTTGTGGGGAGGGTGATTTAGTGATTTCGGAAAAATATGAGGGTGATTTTGGAATTGGAAGAATGACTTGCATTGCGGTTAAAGGGGCCCAAATAGATCAGAGCAATCAAAGGAGGAAAGTAAGGTTCAAAAGCTGGAAATCCAATAAGAATATGACACGTGTATAAAACATTGCTGTCAGAAATACGTATTTCCGTTGACGGGTACGATTCTCTGCAACACCCTCAGCTGTCTTTTTTATtccctccatctcaaattatttatcggtGGTTGTTAAAAATAATTGGCTCAAATCATTTGTCGCTTTATAtgctcaaggcataatttattattttttctcctttttacccttagatATAAATAAGGGAAAAGTAGGTCGAATTCACCTCCTAATTAATAGAATTTCTTAAGGGccgtgtaaaataaaaaaacatacaTAATTTGAGTTTTCTTTAAAACCTCAGCTTTTATAACGTTTAATATTGTACGCCGGCTATTACAGTCTgtttatattatgattttattaaaattattaaaatctCATTCAATTCTACCATTAATTTGTGAGTTATGACAAAGCGTGCTTCATATGCATGGACCTACTTTTCGTTTGAAATGCATTTGCAGCATTTAGAAAATGTAACAATTTCAGAAATTTGACTATTCAAACTACATTTACATTTGAATCGATCAAATGAAGGAAAGATTCACGCTTGGATATATAATACTGCTAATGTGTAGTTATTATtgtaaggggaaaaaaaaaagagcgtacattgtaaatattttattctGTTTTAGACATTATGGGTTTAATGATATATATTCTATAAATGTGAACTCAATTATAATTTATAAGTGTGATAATTGGTTATTGAACGGTACATTTTATGTGTTTAGCTAATTGCAATTACgtcacctctctctctctctctcccttatataaatatactaccaTCGTTATTTCATAATATTCGTTGTGCGTTCTGTAGTTATTTTATTGACACTGTTTTATTAAAGAAGGCCGGTAATAGAGAGGAAGACCAAATCATTCATCAATCAGAGGCAtgattcaaatatatatacaattattTTTGGTAATCTAAATATATTCGTGTCCTAATATTATGATGCAGTCTGGTAAATCAATTGAGAATTATTGGTCTCAAATACTACCTTTAAACTGAAGTTGTTACAAGTCAACTTCTGCTCCAAAATCTCATATACACAACTAACTTTATTTGTTATTCGTTCTCTTGTATATATCGGAATACAAAACAAGAATAAAAATGCGCAAGTTTATTTTGTCCTTGTACGCAAGTTTCTTCATGTCCCAACCTACTTGTTGATTTTGGGAGTTTGAAAATTGCATGTTGAATGTTGATAGGAAAAATGGTTTCTTCCAAAACGGCAAAAAGGAAGATtgagaaaacaaaaaatcattaatattttttaaaaaaaatacatataaacgaatccaggatttgaagttacAAGTTCTATAACGAcctcaaaataatatacaataatCTCTGGTTTATAGTCAAATACTTATAGATATTTAGTTTAATTTCATAAGTCTGGGCAAAAGTTACTGAGTTCACACGAATCTGTAGAGGACGCTCTAGATCTGGGCTTGTACACGCACAATAGAGAACCATAGCTAACAATCTTTGAAAATTGTAGTACGTGTCTGCCAAAGATTATGGTGGAGTGACAAGTTCCGTACATCATCAAAGATCTCGGGTTTGCGATCTATGATCGAGAATACTTTACCCCCAAAGTGGGATTTTTTGACGTGAATTTGATGTCGgatgaaaaaccaaaaaataaaataataaattgtaGTACGTGAAGAATTGCTCAAGCACGAAAGGGAAGAATCCCTTTTTTTCCTATCTGAAATCTGAATCAGATGGTTTTCGTACTTACTACTAATTTTATGTAGGAATCAAACAGCACGTTATCAGCTGTCTGACAGTACTCTTTGAAATTAGTGAAGCTTGTGCACTATCCTAAAGTGATTAATTTCTTGTACGATTTATACTACTATTTACTTGCAAAATCAGAAATATGTGTTTAACTTGTACAGTACTATTTAATTTTGGCTATAGAAGTTATCCACCCCTTAAAAACACGAATAATATAATCATTTTTCtgcataatttaattaaattctcAGTGAAAAAGATCTTCTAATAACCACAAATGTTGTTTTGAGAATGGAATTGCCTTTAGTAGCGAGCGGTTTAATCCCAGTGTGAGACTTTTGGCGCAGACATTTTTTCCtgaattttagttatttttgccTGAACTTCAGATACAACATTTCTGAAGTTGTTACGGAAGTGGATAGATGtgcaaaaacttttaaaaaaagtatgCTTATACGGATTAAATACAGTGTCCAAATAGGGTACATTGTGAAATTTTTACATCCGCACTAACAATAGTCCCTttaatttgttgttgttgcgcCTAGTTGTACACATATATTGAAGTAATAAAGAGTGAATAACTTAAATGATCATTCAACTATAGTAAACTATTTACTAaaaatttatgtttattttgtaTCAATAAAGTCACTCAAGTTATGCTAATTTATCTAAAAAGATACTGTA from the Lycium ferocissimum isolate CSIRO_LF1 chromosome 11, AGI_CSIRO_Lferr_CH_V1, whole genome shotgun sequence genome contains:
- the LOC132037073 gene encoding fasciclin-like arabinogalactan protein 1: MQLPSSATVVTVVLSLSLLLCVTESHNITRILAKHPQFSTFNHYLTTTHLANEINRRQTITICAVDNAGMSDLLSKHLSIASMKNVLSFHVLLDYFGAKKLHQITNGTALAATMFQATGSASGSSGFVNITNLKGGKVAFSPADYDGVPPAKFVKSIDEIPYNISVIQISTILPSNEAEAPTPGPSEMNLTSLMSVHGCKVFAETLLANPAEKTFEDNVDGGLTIFCPGDDAMKSFLPKFKNLTKEGKQSLLEYHGVPIYQSISSLKSNNGGMNTLATDGAKKYAFVVQNDGEDVTLKTKVVTAKITGTLVDEQPLAIFSLDKVLLPKELFKPAPTPAPAPAPEHSKNKHKSPPAPESPAESPADSPADGPSDDSTADEDNGAVKYNGGASIAVVLSIWFAFKLLM